A DNA window from Caldanaerobius fijiensis DSM 17918 contains the following coding sequences:
- the rplI gene encoding 50S ribosomal protein L9 encodes MKVILLKDVKGLGKKDDVVNASDGYARNYLIPRGLGVEATESSIRQLKEKKRMEEEKKAREKKEAQDLAQRLNSTGVVIKVKAGNDKIFGSVTSKEIAEKLKEQHGIDVDKRKIMLEEPIKYLGTFYVDVWLYPEVTAKLKVVIEGE; translated from the coding sequence ATGAAGGTTATTCTTTTAAAGGATGTAAAGGGGTTAGGGAAGAAAGACGACGTGGTAAATGCCAGTGACGGTTATGCTAGAAACTATTTGATACCACGAGGGCTGGGTGTAGAAGCTACTGAAAGCAGTATAAGGCAGTTAAAGGAAAAAAAGCGTATGGAGGAGGAAAAAAAGGCCAGAGAAAAAAAAGAGGCACAGGATTTGGCTCAGAGATTGAATTCGACCGGCGTTGTTATAAAAGTTAAAGCAGGAAATGACAAGATTTTTGGGTCTGTCACATCAAAAGAAATAGCGGAAAAGCTCAAAGAACAACATGGCATTGACGTAGATAAGCGTAAGATCATGTTAGAGGAGCCTATAAAATACCTGGGGACTTTTTATGTAGATGTATGGCTGTATCCGGAAGTCACAGCGAAGTTAAAGGTGGTTATTGAGGGGGAATAA